ttatcatgaaatgatgttggatcttatcaaaggctttttctgcatctattgagatgatcaagtggtttttgtctttgcttctgttaatgtggtttattacgtttattgattttcgtatgttgaaccacccctgcatccctgggatgaagcctacctggtcgtggtgaataatctttttgatgtgttgctgaattcgatttgccattattttgttgaggatttttgcatcaatgttcattaaggagattggcctgtagttctcctttttggaggtgtctttgcctggttttgggataagtgtaatagtggcttcataaaatgtgtttggcagttttccttctcagggcctcatgattagctaggcaggtgctctacacttgagccactccaccagccctactttgtATCAGGTATTTTCTAAGTAGGAtcccttgaactatttgcctcagctggcttcaaacctcaatcctcctgatctctaccgcctgagtagcaaggataataggcatgagccaccagcacctgacaatCTCTACCATATATAGAACTTAGTTTCACAGTGATATTACTCCTACCAGACTGTAGCTTAATTTtgagagcaagaaaaagaaaaaggggccaggtacagtggctcacatctgtaatcccagctattcaggaggtgaagatcaggaggatcactgttgggAGGCCAGacctggaaaaaaaatctatcaaggccccatctcaacaaagaagccagacacagttGTGCACCCCTATGATCCCACATAAGCACTtggtgtaggtaggaagattgcagtctaaggtcaaccctgggcaaaaacaggagaccctatcaaaaaaaataaaacaaaaaaggccatggaaatggctcaagtggcagagtgcttgcctagcaagcacaaggtctagTTCAAACCACAGCTTTAAAAAAGGGGGAATTTTTTAACTCTTCCATTTGAAACATAATCTTCACATTTAGTTGAGATGATCTGGATTTAATCCCATGCTGAAACAAGAGGTTTATGAGCCTTAGGTCTAGGGATTAACTCTCATGTACCTAACTAAAATGTCTAAAACACCCAAAATGGCCTTGGGAATATTGCTTGAACAGGAAAATTGCTCCCAAACCAGAACTCTTGAACTATTCTGTAACATACTCAATCTGTGCTTGCCCTGGCAGGAATTACCTCAACCACAGTGGATAAATTGAGATTTTTATAGGATGCTTACATCTCAAAATGTTCCcctgcaaaaatatttttgaggtttataaattaaaaaaaaaagaaaagtatgacTATTTTATGGTTTCACAGTCTTATAAGAGCAGGTAGAAGATGAGGTTTCCATCTTATATGTCAAATACAAGGCTTGGAGCATTTTGGCCAAAGGTCTCAAAATTTACTTTAATCTGAAATCCATTCAGTTTTCTATAGTTCTCTACATTCCCCTCCTCTCTTCAGAGAGAAATCAAACCCAACAGTATTTGAACAATTTCAGAAGTTGTTACATAGGTGGCCAACATTAGAACAATGCTTACTTATGGACGATAAAGGGAAAATCATTTCAATCACTTAACATCAAAACTTTTGGATTGTGAGTCTGGTgaggtggtgtacacctgtaatcccaacaggGGCAGGAGaatgaattcaaggccaatctgggctgcatagtgagttccaggtcagcttggaCTATGCAATGAGAAATGGTCTCAAAAAAATTTTGTCTAGTATATGCCATGTGCTATGAAGTTTATAATGATGAATTAGATGTAGATCTCATCTGTAAATTGGATGTTAGTTAAAGCTAAGTCAAAGATTTAGTTCACATGGTAATCGGTTTCCATCAGTCTCTTGATGATTCTGGATTCCAGGTGCCTGGAGAATTGTCTCAGTCCATTAACTAGGTAACTTACAATGATAATAGAGTGGGTAGTGATTTAGAAAGAACAAATATTTCTCATAgctctggaggctaggaagtccaagatgtAGTGATATAGTGAGtgccttctttctgtgtcttcccatGGCTGAAGGCTGAAGGGCAAGAAGGCCTCTTTTAAAAGGGCCTTCATCCCTTTAAGGAAGGAGCAGCCTTCACAGCCTAATcccctcttaaaggtcccacctttAACACAATCACTTTGGCAACACCTGAAATTCGGagggaacacattcaaaccacagcaataaCCATTAGAAGAACATTAGTAAATAATGTAGTTGTCAGACAGTCTTATTTAATACTTTCATTTGAAGAATTGGTTTAAAAAGCCAATGTTCATCAGTTTCTTTAGAGTTGcatcaaaggaaaataattgggaaagcaatttttttttgccaaattcatttgaatatggGACCAacttcataaaaaaaaagaattctctttgGAACCTGGGGCTTTAAAAAATAGCAACTGTGATGAATATGGTTCTTGGATTCATGGTCCAAAGTAGTTTTGTTTCTTGATGCCGTAGATTAAGCAACATATTGGTAGAAATGTAACTTCTCACATGGATTATACATAAATAGGCCAATATGTGTATGTAAactaaaaactgaaaatgaatgcATTCAGGTATCACATTATTGAACTGTGTAACAATATAAATTTGCTAACAATTTTTAGAAGGCACAAAAATCAGTGTTAATAAAGACTTGTCTTTTTCATCATTCTCAAAAATTCTTCCTCATTTATTTCTCCATCCCCATCACGATCAGCTTCATCAAGCATTTCCTGTAAAACAAAATGTAACATGATACATGAAATCTATGAAAAATGAGTAATGAGAGCTGCAGGTGTGGCCTACCACACCTGAGGCTTcaagttcaatcaccagtaccaccaaaaagaaaaacaaatgatgtaagtgaatattcaaaatacactcaaaatgaaattttatttttaacttatagtCAAACTTAGAATACagtatataaattattatataaaattataattctgcTTATAAAATAAGCAGGGTTTACCTGAAGTTCATCATCTGTTAGATTTTCCCCTAGCTCCTTGGCAACCCTCTTGATGTTATTTAGTGATATGCTTCCAGTATCATCATCATCAAATAATTTGAAAGCCttcaatatttcttctttctcatctttttcactctttaaaaaaatgaaatgtaagtgACAAGAGCAGGGAGGCTGTCCCTagtctttcatttattcctttattctgtCAAGCTGGCCACAGTTCTAGAGCTGTCATGTACCAGGAAGCTAAGCTCTGACTTTATTgcattttttcttattgaaacagggtcttactatgtagcccagtcctCAAATtggtaatcctcctgccttagcctctcaagtcctggggttacaggtgtgcaccaccaagtcCTGGATAAAATTATTCCAGTGTACTCCCATCTGCCCTCAAGGTGCTTAAATGCATCACTTATGGAAAGCAGGAAGAGGCACTGGGTGGTAAACAAAATGTGCCTCTTATTAACCCTTAATTCAGTCCATTTCCAAAAATGTAGGCTCCAAGAGAACAAGAAGTTCAACCCATTCAAGACtccttagaatagtgcctggcaaaAATAGGTACTCAAAATGCTTGCCAAATATATGACCCTAGTCTATTCTGTCATGTATCCTCATTATTTCCTGACAAAATTCTCTTCTCCATACCAGTCTTTTCAGTACCACCCTGAAGTCATCTTTAATCTTGCTATTCCTATCTGAATCTCACCATCCTTAAACACCTAGATCCAAATCTATGAAACCTCTAATTGCTATGAAGCTTCTAATTGCAGTACTGcttgtatttctttgaaaagtaaaatgactATACCATCTTTATACACATAATGGCATAAAAATCTTCAAAACTAATTGTGCCAGTTCCTTCTTTGTCGATTTCAGCTatcatttgtttaatttcttctttctttggttCAAATCCTAAGGCCCGCATTGCAATCTGAaataggaaggaaataaaatttaatttgccATGATCTCATTCTGATATTTTTACTTACTaatagcttctctctctctctctgtctctgcataAAGCTAGAAAATTAGGTCATCAGACCTAGGTTCCAATCCTACTGTGACATAAAGTGTAACATCATTGTTACACTCTGGGCTTTGGCCTACTTATATATAAAACACAATTGAAATGTTTAACACAACATTATTTTGGCAGTGCAGTGCAGAGGCTTTATATCAAGGCTTCAGAAGTCTACTATTAAACGAAGGCTTAAAGATTCCCACAAATATGGGCTGGCAGTATAGATCAGTGGTACAATTGTTTGTCTAGCAGGCCCAAGGCCCTGCGTCAAATCTTCCCCTAAAAAAGTTCCACAAAAACTTGGGAATTAGAAACAAAGGtcaagactgtaaaatagatcCTGGAGGTActtgtgagaggaggggaggggaatggaggagatgaaggagggggaatatggtcTATGTACCTTTCACAACTGTTTTAGATGGGGTAGGGAGGGGATCAGGGGAGAGATGACGGGGCAAATCTAGCTGATGTTCAAGGTAAGGTTGTTCAGAAGTGTCACAGTGTATTCCTCATACAATTAGTGTACAGCTTTTTACATGTCTTAGAATTAGAAATAATTTCAGAACCTTCAGTTCTTTCACATCTATGGTTCCAGACCCATCAACATCGAATAAGTCAAAAGCccctttaatttcttgcttttggATTTCATTCAATtcaatttttgttgcttttttcttcCATTGGCCTGAACTTGTGCAGGAGTAGGATGCCtgtaataaatatacatataggtgaacaaaaaactttttaattagAATAACTGATGAACCttttaaatgtaataaatgaACATGAACAGCATCCTATTTCCTGCTACCTGATGACATCAACagtttctccctttccccttgctAATATTTATGCTTTGGGTGGAAAGCCAGTCCTTTTTAAACACTTAAGATTTTTCCTTGAAATCAGTGCATTTTtatctgggtgcagtggcttgagtctataattccagctacttgagaggcagagataggaggatgaattaaagttcaaggccagcccaggcaaaaagttaggaaggccctatctcaaagaacaagatgGGAACAGTGGCTCATGAAtgtaattccaggtacttggAGGTAGAGGTAGAAGGAGTTCAATCCAAGGTTACCCTGGCAAAAGAGGAAAACACTAAAGGACTAGAGTGCTGTTTAAGTTGTATGCAGTGCAGCAAGCagcaggccttgagttcaaaccccagaactgccgaaaaacaaaacaaaaccaaaaacctaatGCCTTTtgagaaggaggaaaagcaaaggaagatGAATGGTGGATGGTCTTAGGTCACAATGCAATTAGCCTAACTTGATATATCCGAAAAGCATCCGTTTAAGGATtatttgctttcatgtacacctAGGTTTCATAATAAAATTTGCTTGTTTGGGGGGGGATGCTTGATTGGAACACAGAATCCTCTCCCAACCTCTTCTAGCAGACAGAAAAGTTTAAAACCACGTTTTAGGTGAAACACTCCTTCAAGGACCCGTATAAAAATAACCACGTTGGGGCATGGTCAGTATCCACCTAACACGTGGAAGGTGGAGGTCATCTTGCAGTTGGCAGGTCCCTATTAAGTCCTCAGGCTCTGCTGCAGCTCCTGGCATCTGACGGCTTCTCCATTCAGGCCGTGGTCCTCCAGGGTAGCTTTCTGAATCCTCGCCTTCCCCGCCACGAGGCCACCCCGCGGACGCCCACACTCGACCCGCTTgtggagtgttggtattagcggCGGATGGGGCTGATGAGGGAGGAAAGGACCTGGAGACCCTTTCTTCTGTCTCTGGGTCACAGAAAATCCGTTCCCATTTGGCGCTTGAAGGATCACTAATGACACACAAGGATCACGAAACGGAGGCAAATAACACgtttcataaatacataaaatccCTTCCTTGTTCTGGGGAAAACCTGAGCTCTAGTCCCACGCCCAGGCGGAGGTTACAGCATGGCACTCACCATGTTCCCAACCCGCCCGCTGCACAGAGCAACTGCGACGTTCACAGCTCGAAAGCCGTTGCTAAGGCCGCTCTCCGCGCCACTCACGGAGCCCCGCCCATCCAAAGTGGCCTAATAATTGACGGATGTGGTATCCAGTGGACATAAAGGAAAGCCTATTGGCCCGCCCCCTCTCTACTCTGTACCAATAGTGTAAAGTTCTCGCCGTTTCAGCCCGCGGCTTTACGGAAATTTCCTTTTCTGCGGGTTTTCTGAAGCTGCTGGACCCAGCGCAGCCCTTGACGGCCCCTCAGCTGGTGCGTGAGTGCAGGTGGAGGAACCTGCGCGCGTCACGGGAAGCCTGGGGGCTCCGTCCGCACCCCGGCGCTGGGGAAGGCCGCGAGGTTAGTAGCGAGGTGTTTCCCCTCCGAGGTACCGGTTAAGACGTGACGAGACCTCTGCGTTCACGGAAAGGCTGACTGGAGGGTCGGGCTTGGGAATGGATGGCTGCGGGGGCAGGGCCGCCATGACTGCGCGCCACAGCACGGGGCCTGGGCctaccctcttcctctcctgggTGGCACCAGCATTGCACGTGGTGCGTggcgggggggagggagggggtctTCCCTGCAGGGGGGAGTTTCTGCATTTGTGCAATTGTGGAGGAGACTTCGCCCCGCTCGTTACGTGTTTGAGAGCCCCTCCCCacacgcccccagcccttccctTGGCTGAGTCCCCAGGTTTGGCCGGGTGTGCACCCATTCCAAGCGTAGGTCCGCACGCTTGGCTTGGACTCACAAACGCCCAGATTTAGATTTGGCTCCACTGGGAGCCAAATAAATGTGTTCAGACCACCAGGCTTGCCGGTGCTGCCCCTCTGAGCCTACCCAGGGATCGGCCTTTTTAAACCTGGGAAAGAAGGACTGGGGTCAGGTGGACCACTGACTTGTTAACAGATGCAGAGGTGATAACCTAGACTTCCGAATTGCTTGCCTATCAGAATCCCGTGTGTCTTCtgtaaagtaaatattttattttctaaaatgcacTCCAGATTCTCCAACAGGGATTTAGGAAGGATACTAACTCTTGGCTAGTCTTTTTCCTTTGTCTCATCTCCTTAATGGTTGGACAGGGAAAGTGTGCAAAGCACATTCTTAAAGCATTCTTCCAAGTAATTTTTCATACATAGCAAATAAAATTCGGCACATTTTCCAAGCTGTTAGTCTCTCTGCTCATATTGTATCTCAGGCAGATATCCACTGTAAATAATTAAATCTCATTGGGCTTCTGGGAAATAGGTAAGGTTATCCGTATATTACAAGTGATTTTTCTGGTGGGGGTGGTGTtactcagtggtatagcacttgctagtatgagtgaggccctgggttcatagCTAAGCACCACAAATAAGGAGGAGGGGGATACATTTGGTGTAAATTTTCCCCAGTGGGAAGTAAGAAGATgcaaattttccttaaaaattaaggaaaatttttaatcatttagcTGTAATACACTTTTTTCAGGCCACTTATCTCATCGGGAAAGTTGTTTTGATCACAGTTTCAGGTCATATACTTCATctttaacattaattttaaagGGATTTCTGAGACCTAAAAATGAATATTGACCAGGATCTAATTTGATCTAACAGCAATTAAAAGTCACTCTGTAATTTAGGCTCTCATAGTTGGGATGTAAAtgtttggtgttttatttttttaatgatagccTCAGATTCCAGTTTCCAGGCCTTGATTAGGATacactctatcttgaaaaataatttactaaTCTGATTGCACTATAGAACTTTAATAATAATCTGAGAAaatattaaatcttttaaatctaCCAAATTTACTTAATGCTTTCTACATGTCATACCCTACTAGAAGTTTAAAACGAATTGAGTGTAGAGTACAGAAGATGAATAAAACCAAGGGATCAACAGATTAGTGGGGTAAATAGACACAAACATAAATGCAGTGTTTTTAATACAGGATGCTATGTGGCATTTGTCTTGGGTCATGAACGATATCAGCAATCGAGATGAATAAAGGATAGGATATTCAAATCAGAGTATAGTAGgtacaaagtaaaaaataaaaggtatgtTCTACTCTGGCAATATGGGGATTTAAGAAAAGGTGGAAGATGAGTCTTATAAATTAAATGGAAGTTAGATTACAGAGCACCTATCTTAAGAAGTAAAAACCTTATTTTCAAAGTTAAATTTTTCAGCAGTGGAGTATCTGatttacatttttgcttttgcaTAGATAATTCTGACAACCATGTGAAGGAGGAACCCTCTTTAGACCTATTCCTATATcccccatatgtgctctccccttttcttgtgatccaagtccaacaacattgctgcatttgccctagatctaaagtccacatatgagggagaacatgattttttgtcttctgagcctggctgacctcactcagaatgatgttctccagttccatccatttacatacaaatgataagatttcatttttcttcatggctgggtaaaattccattgtgtacaagtaccacattttctaaatccattcatcagtagtgaggcatcttggttgttttcataacttggctattgtgaatagtgctgcaataaacatgggtgtggaggtacctttggaataacctgagttgcattcctttgggtatatccccaagagtgggattgctggagcatatggcaggtctatgtttagatttttttttttcttttttttttgtgttgggtattttcttttttttttcttttattattcatatgtgcattcaaggcttggttcatttctccccccgcccccacccctcccttaccacccactccgccccctccctctacccccccaatacccagcagaaactattttgcccttatttctaattttgttgtagagagagtataagcaataataggaaggaacaggggtttttgctggttgagataaggatagctatacagggcattgactcacattgatttcctgtgcgtgggtgttaccttctaggttaattctttttgatctaaccttttctctagtacctgttccccttttcctattggcctcagttgctttaaggtatctgctttagtttctgcgttaagggcaacaaatgctagctagttttttaggtgtcttacctatcctcacccctcccttgtgtgctctcgcttttatcatgtgctcatagtccaatccccttgttgtgtttgcccttgatctaatgtccacatatgagggagaacatacgatttttggtcttttgagccaggctaacctcactcagaatgatgttctccaattccatccatttaccagcgaatgataacatttcgttcttcttcatggctgcataaaattccattgtgtatagataccacattttcttaatccattcgtcagtggtggggcatcttggctgtttccataacttggctattgtgaatagtgctgcaataaacatggatgtgcaggtgcctctggagtaacagtcttttgggtatatccccaagagtggtattgctggatcaaatggtagatcgatgtccagctttttaagtagcctccaaatttttttccagagtcgttgtactagtctacattcccaccaacagtgtaagagggttcctttttcccccgcatcctcgccaacacctgttgttggtggtgttgctgatggtggctattctaacaggggtgaggtggaatcttagcgtggttttaatttgcatttcctttattgctagagatggtgagcattttttcatgtgttttctggccatttgaatttcttcttttgagaaaggtctgtttagttcacgtgcccatttctttattggttcaaacacaacaaggggattggactatgagcacatgataaaagcgagagcacacaagggaggggtgaggataggtaagacacctaaaaaactagctagcatttgttgcccttaacgcagagaaactaaagcagatagcttaaagcaactgaggccaataggaaaaggggaacaggtaccagagaaaaggtgagatcaaaaaagaattagcctagaaggtaacacccacgcacaggaaatcaatgtgagtcaatgccctgaatagctatccttatctcaaccagcaaaaacccttgttccttcttattattgcttatactctctctacaacaaaattagaaataagggcaaaatagtttctgctgggtattgagtgggtggtaagggagggggtgggggcagtggggagaaatgaaccaatccttgtatgcacatatgaataataaaagaaaaatggagaaaaaaaaataaaatctgaggcAGGCCCTGTGCTATTACAGTTGCAGGGACTTGAagtc
This window of the Castor canadensis chromosome 9, mCasCan1.hap1v2, whole genome shotgun sequence genome carries:
- the LOC109691923 gene encoding centrin-4 isoform X2, with translation MASYSCTSSGQWKKKATKIELNEIQKQEIKGAFDLFDVDGSGTIDVKELKIAMRALGFEPKKEEIKQMIAEIDKEGTGTISFEDFYAIMCIKMSEKDEKEEILKAFKLFDDDDTGSISLNNIKRVAKELGENLTDDELQEMLDEADRDGDGEINEEEFLRMMKKTSLY
- the LOC109691923 gene encoding centrin-4 isoform X1 produces the protein MSASRKTWKGGKLGRIPGLALKICNRPKASYSCTSSGQWKKKATKIELNEIQKQEIKGAFDLFDVDGSGTIDVKELKIAMRALGFEPKKEEIKQMIAEIDKEGTGTISFEDFYAIMCIKMSEKDEKEEILKAFKLFDDDDTGSISLNNIKRVAKELGENLTDDELQEMLDEADRDGDGEINEEEFLRMMKKTSLY